One genomic window of Punica granatum isolate Tunisia-2019 chromosome 1, ASM765513v2, whole genome shotgun sequence includes the following:
- the LOC116196132 gene encoding uncharacterized protein LOC116196132, whose product MLFPPLPRAFSSPSLSLSLSASEIYQSVSPLLFACRLPHFVPDIYRFSVSPFVCWTSPFLLRRSQMGKQSRAKKSETIGKGKVTPVQIAFIVDRYLSDNNFTQTRSVFRTEAASLIAKSPVHEAPRGLLSLEAMLNEYISLKEQKAMVDQERIRLEQERWRIQTLLQGMQEAMNAYNSGGAGPSTPAIQAPVSNLNPQSVDPTARSPPGCLAGNTTPGVPFSAPSSQNVMVCKTSSSQLMVQPASSKRKVASTAAEGPSAVKKSRSTLSSSSSKRLSIKSSEVAEQSNKADGNQQAADPTASKPSQNNTANGSVVQGSGIAKRLFYPPQHSTPAKSSGPATPPRGTSSRSDQSTSSSIETSSAAGCSNSNTNTPEGITPTHCTMVSYEKITVSPFKQIIERGQCISSSPAKRVKGRLDFNDSVPDVPASIENDTADNTSTSESEKETDQFDWDFPNLDAFGANFFTDLLVDLDLDGDDINFSSGSMMEAPGGKMAGLPHESSDKTPGVDQLMSEYSATVTEIHSERDVKIQGVNNVMAVKSVTRCTSVLSPAKRNPGV is encoded by the exons ATGCTCTTCCCTCCCCTCCCCCGCGCCTTCtcatctccctctctctctctctctctctctgcgtcCGAGATCTATCAGTCAGTCTCTCCGTTGCTCTTCGCCTGTCGTCTTCCCCATTTCGTCCCAGATATCTACCGGTTCTCCGTTTCTCCTTTCGTCTGTTGGACTTCCCCGTTTCTTCTCAGAAGGAGCCAAATGGGGAAGCAATCTAGAGCCAAGAAATCAGAGACTATCGGCAAAGGGAAGGTCACCCCAGTCCAGATCGCCTTCATCGTGGACCGCTACCTCTCTGACAACAACTTCACCCAGACCCGGTCCGTCTTTCGGACCGAAGCTGCCTCTCTCATCGCCAAGTCTCCAGTTCACGAG GCGCCGAGAGGGTTGCTGAGCTTAGAAGCCATGCTGAATGAGTACATTAGTCTGAAGGAGCAGAAGGCGATGGTGGATCAGGAGAGGATCCGGCTGGAGCAGGAGAGGTGGAGGATTCAGACCCTTCTGCAAGGTATGCAGGAAGCCATGAACGCTTACAACTCTGGGGGTGCGGGCCCATCGACCCCTGCGATTCAGGCCCCGGTCTCGAATCTGAACCCTCAGTCTGTGGACCCGACTGCGAGATCGCCTCCAG GGTGTCTAGCAGGTAACACAACACCTGGTGTGCCTTTTTCGGCCCCATCCTCTCAGAATGTAATGGTGTGTAAGACCTCATCTTCGCAATTGATGGTTCAGCCTGCCTCGAGCAAGAGGAAGGTTGCAAGTACTGCTGCAGAAGGGCCTTCAGCTGTGAAGAAATCTCGCAGCACATTATCTTCATCCTCCTCCAAGAGATTGTCGATTAAAT CTTCTGAGGTAGCTGAGCAATCAAACAAGGCAGACGGCAATCAGCAAGCTGCAGACCCGACAGCTTCAAAACCTTCTCAGAATAATACGGCAAATGGATCAGTAGTCCAGGGCTCGGGTATTGCTAAGAGGCTGTTCTACCCTCCTCAACATTCCACCCCGGCTAAGTCATCGGGGCCTGCTACTCCTCCTAGAGGAACTTCCTCTCGGAGCGACCAATCTACATCCTCCTCGATTGAGACGTCTTCTGCAGCAGGGTGCAGCAACAGCAATACTAacacccctgaaggaatcacGCCAACTCACTGCACCATGGTTTCGTATGAGAAAATCACCGTGAGCCCTTTTAAGCAAATAATTGAGAGGGGCCAGTGCATTTCTTCCTCTCCAGCGAAGAGGGTGAAAGGAAGGCTAGATTTTAATGATTCTGTTCCTGATGTTCCTGCGAGTATAGAGAATGATACTGCTGATAATACCTCAACGTCTGAATCTGAGAAGGAAACTGATCAGTTTGACTGGGATTTTCCAAACTTGGATGCGTTCGGAGCTAATTTTTTTACCGACCTTTTAGTCGATTTAGATCTTGATGGTGACGATATTAACTTCTCTAGTGGATCAATGATGGAGGCTCCTGGCGGAAAAATGGCAGG GTTACCTCATGAATCAAGCGACAAGACTCCTGGAGTCGATCAGCTCATGTCAGAATATTCAGCAACTGTGACTGAAATCCATTCGGAGAGAGATGTGAAAATCCAAG GTGTCAATAATGTAATGGCAGTTAAGTCAGTAACAAGGTGCACCAGTGTTCTGAGCCCAG CCAAAAGAAACCCAGGAGTTTGA